A DNA window from Sediminitomix flava contains the following coding sequences:
- a CDS encoding carbamoyltransferase C-terminal domain-containing protein — protein sequence MARPTLAIYGIKDRNDYGRASFTHDHNLCLMENGKVLEYLQLERYSRFKYDNRLDLFLEELIDRKVLDLPSQFDFVSVNSFAGNAFISKSGRIRFEANRTKELATDLEEAFGWFETKKWKGWEIPSWNCSQELAHLGSCLPFYGEFKENSLLIHFDGGASLSNFSAFQFKNGKFKLLEAHWKLGFLSRFFNDNPLVFALMETQRGDHCSIPGKLMGYAALGQYDEKIAQWLHQHDYFKDYWNKPKELLRSINQHFGLSLANFDMKEAFFQNIAATFQGIFEEVLLENIYRLQKDTNTDYLYYSGGSALNIVANSRLVSEQQFQDVFIPPCCNDSGLSLGAASLLEFKKHGKVENHSPYLNSLGLKKEKELSYNENTIQELAQIIMQEGIVGICNGHGEIGPRALGNRSIIALPNSTEIAKKVSEECKGREWYRPIAPIMLASVAQKVTDQDVHELSKYMLLDFPIKEEFRADLAGVTHTNNTARIQAINHKDENPFMFDLLSFLYKNHGVKALINTSFNAGGEPIVHTGKEAIKSAKNMKLDAVIVNGELIRLKD from the coding sequence ATGGCAAGACCAACCTTAGCGATTTATGGAATAAAGGACAGAAACGATTATGGTAGAGCAAGTTTTACACATGATCATAACCTCTGTCTTATGGAGAATGGAAAGGTCTTGGAATATCTTCAGTTAGAAAGATATAGCAGGTTCAAATATGACAACCGATTAGACCTTTTCTTAGAAGAATTAATCGATCGAAAGGTATTGGACTTACCCTCTCAATTTGATTTTGTAAGTGTAAATTCATTTGCTGGAAATGCCTTTATCTCTAAAAGTGGACGTATCCGTTTTGAAGCCAACAGAACGAAAGAACTTGCCACTGATTTGGAAGAAGCTTTTGGCTGGTTCGAAACAAAGAAATGGAAAGGATGGGAAATCCCTTCATGGAATTGCTCGCAAGAGTTAGCTCATTTGGGTTCTTGTTTACCTTTTTATGGTGAATTTAAAGAAAATAGCCTCCTCATTCATTTTGATGGTGGAGCTAGTTTAAGCAACTTTTCTGCTTTTCAATTCAAAAATGGAAAGTTCAAACTATTGGAAGCGCATTGGAAACTTGGTTTTCTTTCTCGCTTTTTCAACGACAACCCATTGGTTTTTGCTCTGATGGAAACACAAAGAGGTGACCATTGTAGTATTCCGGGAAAGCTAATGGGCTACGCAGCTTTAGGACAGTATGATGAAAAAATAGCGCAATGGCTCCATCAGCATGATTACTTCAAAGACTATTGGAATAAACCCAAAGAATTACTCCGAAGTATAAATCAACATTTTGGTTTATCATTGGCTAATTTTGATATGAAAGAAGCCTTTTTCCAAAATATTGCTGCTACTTTTCAAGGTATTTTTGAAGAGGTTTTACTAGAAAATATTTATAGACTACAAAAGGATACCAACACCGATTATTTATATTATTCGGGAGGTTCTGCTCTTAATATTGTAGCCAATTCAAGATTAGTATCAGAACAACAATTCCAAGATGTATTTATTCCACCGTGTTGCAATGACAGTGGATTAAGTTTGGGAGCTGCTTCGCTTTTAGAGTTCAAAAAGCATGGAAAAGTCGAGAATCATTCTCCATATCTTAATTCTTTAGGGCTGAAAAAAGAAAAAGAGCTTTCATACAACGAAAATACGATTCAAGAACTTGCTCAAATTATCATGCAAGAAGGTATTGTAGGGATTTGTAATGGTCATGGAGAAATTGGTCCAAGAGCCCTAGGCAATAGAAGTATCATAGCATTACCTAATAGTACTGAGATAGCTAAAAAAGTAAGTGAAGAATGTAAAGGTAGAGAATGGTACAGACCTATCGCTCCTATTATGTTAGCATCCGTAGCTCAAAAAGTCACAGATCAAGATGTTCATGAATTGTCAAAATACATGCTTCTTGATTTTCCGATTAAGGAAGAATTTAGAGCAGATTTAGCAGGTGTTACACATACCAACAATACTGCTAGAATTCAAGCTATAAACCATAAAGATGAGAACCCTTTTATGTTTGATCTTTTAAGCTTCCTATATAAAAATCATGGTGTAAAAGCACTTATCAATACTTCTTTCAATGCTGGTGGTGAACCTATTGTACATACAGGTAAGGAAGCCATTAAGTCAGCTAAAAACATGAAGCTTGATGCTGTAATTGTGAATGGAGAATTAATAAGATTAAAAGACTAA
- a CDS encoding HAD family hydrolase, which yields MEIKNIIFDFGGVVMDWDPRYLYKDIFNDTDEMEYFLTEVCTLEWNATLDEGKSFSDGVAELLPKFPQYKKEIKLYHTNWIKMIAGEIKKNTSLIPLVKENYRLFGLTNWSAETFPLVFHDYPFFKELEGIVVSGEEKVIKPNPKIYQILLSRYNINAEESLFIDDNKDNIEAAQKLGFQTIHLAEKVDLKHEFEKRNLI from the coding sequence ATGGAAATCAAGAATATAATATTCGATTTTGGAGGTGTAGTAATGGATTGGGATCCGAGATACCTGTACAAAGACATCTTCAATGACACCGATGAAATGGAATATTTTCTGACTGAAGTTTGTACACTAGAATGGAATGCGACACTTGATGAAGGCAAGTCTTTCAGTGATGGTGTAGCTGAGTTGCTCCCGAAATTCCCTCAGTATAAAAAAGAAATAAAACTGTATCATACAAATTGGATTAAGATGATTGCCGGAGAAATAAAAAAGAATACAAGCCTTATTCCTCTAGTTAAAGAGAATTACAGGCTCTTTGGGCTTACTAACTGGTCAGCAGAGACATTTCCATTGGTTTTTCACGATTACCCATTTTTTAAAGAATTAGAAGGTATTGTTGTTTCTGGCGAAGAGAAAGTTATAAAACCTAACCCTAAAATTTATCAGATTCTACTCTCCAGGTATAATATAAATGCTGAAGAATCACTTTTTATCGATGATAATAAAGATAACATTGAAGCTGCTCAAAAATTAGGTTTTCAAACAATTCACTTAGCTGAAAAGGTAGATTTAAAACATGAATTTGAAAAGCGTAATCTCATTTAA
- a CDS encoding class I SAM-dependent methyltransferase: MIGIDKKQYWDNVYQEKQTHEVSWYQKTPSTSLDIINKLDLPKTAKIIDIGGGESYLVDHLLEQGFTDITVLDISETAILRTQKRLGAKAQNVKWIIADIAEFEPTEKYDLWHDRATFHFLLEEDEINHYLNSIRKGLTEDGNLVIGTFTEEGPRMCSGVIVKQYTEESLTNLVHDSFQKLECKIVNHKTPFYTIQNFVFCSFRMKAS, encoded by the coding sequence ATGATTGGTATCGATAAAAAACAGTATTGGGATAACGTTTATCAAGAGAAACAAACTCATGAAGTGAGCTGGTATCAAAAAACACCTTCAACTTCATTAGATATCATCAATAAACTAGACTTGCCCAAAACAGCCAAAATAATTGATATTGGAGGAGGTGAAAGCTATTTAGTTGACCATTTACTTGAACAAGGTTTTACAGATATAACTGTTTTAGACATTTCTGAAACAGCTATTCTGCGTACACAAAAAAGATTAGGGGCTAAAGCTCAGAATGTAAAATGGATTATTGCCGACATTGCTGAATTTGAGCCTACAGAAAAGTATGATCTTTGGCACGATAGGGCTACTTTTCATTTCTTGTTAGAAGAAGATGAAATCAATCACTACTTAAATTCTATTCGAAAAGGACTAACTGAAGACGGAAATTTAGTGATAGGTACATTCACTGAAGAAGGGCCTAGAATGTGTAGTGGTGTCATCGTAAAACAGTACACAGAAGAATCTTTGACCAATCTCGTCCACGATTCCTTCCAAAAATTGGAATGTAAAATAGTTAATCACAAAACACCATTCTATACAATTCAGAACTTTGTCTTTTGTAGTTTTCGAATGAAAGCAAGTTAA
- a CDS encoding MutS-related protein: protein MKDLFLEKISLHQSKLQTLKNKSKTIALVRGIVAVLGVLSIVYFANQRETIFLLISIALSLGFFIPLVILHKRIKFQESIHEISINIFQKEFDKLEGKFNQLDGGNEFLERDHPYSSDLDLFGEHSSLFQLINHTVTQKGRALLGHWMKNRLDKSDIIIKQEIVEELSSLVDWRTQFEALSEHFHQKHKGNESNIIDYLKVNHTVPSSIRAIAWLCGALSLAAIAFWLLDYTPITLLFLPILINGVLIYKYHEVITQTTNALAKNSSLLATYNAQFELIVNQEFKHSKLIASKNLLVEGNALPAIQSLNKIAYRFESRTNNFYWILNILFLIDVHNLYSASTWVKNYQFKISEWIDVIANFEANNSIAAFSFANPKFHFPKISDQAYIFESEELGHPLIIAEKRVHNNFNFNKEGQLALITGSNMSGKSTFLRTCGINMVLAFMGAPVCAKSMIISPSRIFTSMRTEDNLEESVSAFYAELRRIQMLLESVENNKEPLIFMLDELLKGTNSEDRHAGAEALIKQLKNTGVSGFISTHDLGLGRLEDDTFIQNYSFTSSLKGNELVFDYKIKDGMCENFNALTLMKQIGIRISN from the coding sequence ATGAAGGATCTTTTTTTAGAGAAAATCAGTTTACATCAATCAAAATTACAGACACTAAAAAATAAGTCGAAAACAATCGCTTTAGTAAGAGGAATTGTAGCAGTCTTAGGTGTCTTAAGTATTGTTTATTTTGCCAACCAACGTGAAACGATTTTTTTACTAATTAGCATTGCCCTTAGTTTGGGCTTTTTCATCCCACTTGTCATTCTTCATAAAAGAATAAAGTTTCAAGAATCTATCCATGAAATTTCAATAAATATCTTTCAGAAGGAATTTGATAAACTAGAGGGGAAGTTTAATCAACTGGATGGTGGAAATGAATTTTTAGAAAGAGATCATCCGTACTCCTCAGATTTAGACCTTTTCGGAGAGCATTCTTCTCTATTCCAACTCATTAATCACACCGTCACTCAAAAAGGAAGAGCTTTACTCGGGCATTGGATGAAAAACAGATTAGATAAATCTGACATCATCATTAAGCAAGAAATAGTTGAAGAGCTAAGTTCTTTGGTTGATTGGAGAACACAATTTGAAGCACTTTCAGAGCATTTCCATCAAAAACACAAAGGAAATGAGTCCAATATCATAGACTATTTAAAAGTTAATCATACCGTACCAAGCTCAATTCGGGCTATTGCATGGCTCTGTGGTGCACTTTCTTTGGCTGCTATTGCATTTTGGTTATTAGATTATACGCCTATTACCTTATTGTTTTTACCTATTCTAATCAATGGTGTACTCATCTATAAATACCATGAGGTTATTACCCAAACGACTAATGCTCTGGCTAAAAACTCATCACTCTTGGCAACCTACAATGCGCAATTTGAACTGATCGTCAATCAAGAATTTAAACATTCAAAATTAATTGCTTCAAAAAATCTTCTAGTTGAAGGAAATGCCTTACCTGCTATTCAAAGTCTCAATAAAATTGCTTACCGTTTTGAAAGCCGAACCAACAACTTTTACTGGATTCTGAATATTTTATTTCTGATTGATGTTCATAACCTTTATAGTGCTTCAACTTGGGTCAAAAATTATCAATTCAAAATATCAGAATGGATTGATGTTATTGCCAACTTTGAGGCTAACAACAGTATCGCCGCTTTTTCATTTGCAAATCCTAAATTCCATTTTCCTAAAATTAGTGATCAAGCCTACATTTTTGAGTCTGAAGAATTAGGCCATCCTTTAATTATAGCAGAAAAGCGCGTTCACAATAATTTCAACTTCAACAAAGAAGGACAATTGGCACTCATTACAGGCTCAAATATGTCTGGAAAAAGTACCTTTTTGAGAACTTGTGGCATCAATATGGTTTTAGCATTTATGGGCGCACCTGTTTGTGCTAAAAGTATGATTATTTCTCCTTCTCGCATTTTTACAAGTATGCGAACCGAAGATAATTTGGAAGAAAGTGTTTCAGCTTTTTATGCAGAATTAAGAAGAATTCAGATGCTCTTAGAATCTGTTGAAAACAATAAAGAACCATTAATTTTTATGCTTGATGAATTGTTGAAGGGAACAAACTCTGAAGATAGGCATGCTGGAGCTGAAGCCTTAATCAAGCAATTAAAAAATACGGGAGTAAGCGGATTTATCTCAACTCACGATCTTGGTTTAGGAAGATTAGAAGATGATACATTTATCCAAAATTACTCCTTTACGAGTTCTTTAAAAGGAAATGAACTTGTCTTTGACTACAAGATAAAAGATGGCATGTGCGAAAACTTTAATGCCCTCACACTAATGAAACAGATTGGTATTCGCATATCTAACTGA
- a CDS encoding DnaJ domain-containing protein, which produces MENYYDILGIEQSASQKDIRKAYLKLAKQFHPDTNETSTSDTEEEFIKIKDAYETLSDEDKRYWYDQNLKNGFTSSYSSSNTEYKQYNYNQYQNNSSNTSQQQSQNSQENYTYSSNLYYPTFKDVGIALSIIAVIAVLVIFFLTVMNRFSAQTYFNDGIEAYQQHNYQKAMYNLQESLNFDEENEETYYYIGKMLIEEFDQYERGLDFMENAISFSKQPKSEYFQLRADAYYALGTYVSCAYELKFVLELEPENIEVHEKLANLYLNKTNDYQGAIEEYSFLTFLVKDKFEYILNLGIAQLRFRQYRDAWKSFEKARELRYDHPELDFYIGDYYWLAKNDLSNACLFWELASFGNYKKAEYRLKQHCNTVKN; this is translated from the coding sequence TTGGAAAACTATTACGATATACTAGGCATTGAACAATCGGCAAGTCAAAAGGATATTCGTAAAGCTTATCTCAAGCTTGCTAAACAATTTCATCCCGATACAAATGAGACTAGTACTTCGGATACAGAGGAAGAGTTTATCAAGATAAAGGATGCTTACGAAACACTATCAGACGAAGATAAACGGTATTGGTATGATCAGAACCTAAAAAATGGTTTTACATCGTCTTACTCCTCTTCTAATACAGAATATAAACAATACAATTACAATCAATATCAGAATAATTCAAGCAATACGAGCCAGCAACAAAGCCAGAACTCACAAGAGAATTATACTTATTCCTCAAATCTGTACTATCCTACATTCAAAGACGTAGGAATTGCACTTTCTATCATTGCAGTTATTGCCGTATTAGTAATATTCTTTCTGACTGTAATGAACCGATTTTCGGCTCAAACTTATTTCAATGATGGAATAGAAGCTTACCAGCAACATAACTATCAAAAGGCTATGTACAACCTCCAAGAATCGTTGAATTTTGATGAAGAAAATGAGGAGACCTACTATTATATAGGAAAGATGCTAATCGAAGAGTTTGATCAATACGAAAGAGGGTTAGACTTCATGGAAAATGCAATTAGCTTTTCAAAACAACCCAAATCTGAATACTTTCAACTCCGAGCCGATGCGTATTATGCTTTAGGAACTTATGTCAGTTGTGCTTACGAACTAAAATTTGTGCTAGAACTTGAGCCTGAAAATATTGAAGTCCATGAAAAATTGGCGAATCTCTATCTCAATAAAACAAATGACTATCAAGGAGCTATTGAGGAATACAGCTTTTTGACATTTTTAGTTAAAGATAAATTTGAATACATCCTAAATTTGGGAATTGCTCAACTAAGGTTTAGGCAATACAGAGATGCTTGGAAATCTTTCGAAAAGGCAAGAGAACTAAGGTATGATCACCCCGAACTGGATTTTTATATTGGGGATTATTATTGGCTAGCTAAAAACGATTTATCTAACGCTTGCCTGTTTTGGGAGTTAGCTTCTTTTGGAAATTATAAAAAAGCCGAATACCGTTTAAAGCAACACTGTAACACAGTAAAAAACTAA
- the nadB gene encoding L-aspartate oxidase, which translates to MKKVDFLVIGSGVAGLSYALKLSDYYTEQQKDIQILVVTKDEPSESNTQYAQGGIAAVIDPADSYEKHIQDTLVAGAHLCDESVVRMVVEKGPKRIQELIDWGTDFDKDRNGRYDLAKEGGHSDYRILHHKDMTGREIQRALLEELKSRPNIEVQPDYFAVEILTQHHLGEKVTRRREDTTCYGAYILNKSTQEVETVLAKVTLIASGGLGQVYSTTTNPSVATGDGIAMVYRAKGEVKGMEFVQFHPTALYNPGEEPAFLITEALRGAGAILRNKRGVSFMEKYDERGSLAPRDIVARAIDAEMKKGGFDHVYLDATHIDEKEILNHFPSIYAKCMTLGIDIRKDYIPVCPAAHYLCGGIIVDKKAQTTINNLLAAGECTHTGLHGANRLASNSLLEAVVYANEAFKTAVELEKTADFEENIPIWDKEGTRQAEEMVLISQSRTEVRSIMSNYVGIVRSNERLKRAYTRLGLIYQETESLFKITEVSAPILELRNLINVAYLIVSAAQERKENIGLHYSLDCESSKVFS; encoded by the coding sequence ATGAAAAAAGTTGACTTTTTGGTCATAGGTTCTGGCGTAGCTGGTTTAAGTTATGCGCTAAAACTATCTGATTACTACACTGAACAACAAAAAGATATTCAGATATTGGTAGTAACCAAAGATGAGCCTTCAGAAAGCAATACTCAATATGCACAAGGCGGGATAGCAGCGGTTATTGATCCAGCAGATTCGTACGAAAAGCACATCCAAGATACTTTGGTAGCTGGTGCTCATCTATGTGATGAGTCTGTGGTTCGTATGGTCGTGGAAAAAGGACCGAAAAGAATCCAAGAACTAATAGACTGGGGAACTGACTTTGATAAAGATCGAAATGGTCGTTATGACCTAGCTAAAGAAGGAGGTCATTCTGATTACCGTATTCTTCATCATAAGGATATGACAGGACGTGAGATTCAAAGAGCATTGCTAGAAGAATTGAAATCTCGTCCTAACATTGAAGTTCAGCCCGATTATTTTGCTGTTGAAATTCTTACGCAGCACCATTTAGGAGAAAAAGTAACTCGAAGAAGAGAAGACACAACTTGTTACGGTGCTTACATTCTAAACAAATCAACTCAAGAAGTTGAAACTGTACTAGCCAAAGTTACTTTGATTGCATCTGGAGGTTTAGGACAAGTTTATTCGACAACAACCAATCCATCTGTAGCAACTGGGGATGGTATTGCGATGGTTTATCGTGCAAAAGGAGAAGTGAAAGGAATGGAGTTTGTTCAATTCCACCCAACTGCACTTTACAATCCTGGCGAAGAACCTGCATTTTTGATTACTGAAGCATTGAGAGGTGCTGGAGCTATTCTAAGAAATAAGCGAGGAGTTTCTTTCATGGAAAAATACGATGAAAGAGGTTCTTTAGCTCCGAGAGATATTGTAGCAAGAGCGATTGATGCCGAAATGAAAAAAGGAGGTTTTGATCATGTCTACTTGGACGCTACACACATAGATGAAAAAGAAATTCTAAATCATTTCCCTTCAATCTATGCGAAATGCATGACCTTGGGTATTGATATCAGAAAAGACTACATCCCTGTTTGTCCTGCAGCACATTATCTTTGTGGTGGAATTATAGTCGATAAAAAAGCGCAAACAACAATTAATAATCTATTGGCGGCAGGAGAGTGTACACACACAGGCTTGCATGGTGCAAATAGATTGGCATCTAATTCTCTTTTGGAAGCAGTAGTCTATGCAAATGAAGCATTCAAAACAGCCGTTGAACTAGAAAAGACAGCTGATTTTGAAGAAAATATTCCTATTTGGGATAAAGAGGGTACAAGACAAGCTGAAGAGATGGTTTTGATATCTCAAAGCCGTACCGAGGTTCGATCAATCATGAGTAACTATGTCGGAATTGTGCGTTCTAACGAAAGATTGAAAAGAGCTTACACTCGATTAGGGCTGATTTATCAAGAAACGGAAAGCCTTTTCAAGATAACAGAAGTGTCTGCTCCAATTCTAGAATTACGTAATTTGATTAATGTCGCTTACCTTATTGTGAGTGCTGCACAAGAGCGAAAAGAAAATATAGGATTGCACTATTCGTTGGATTGTGAATCATCTAAAGTTTTTAGTTAA
- the nadA gene encoding quinolinate synthase NadA: protein MLTQEVKNKVQELGYAEAPVEGLDLVAEIKKLKEEKNAVLLAHYYQRPEIQDLADFVGDSLALAQKAAETDADIIMFAGVHFMAETAKIINPEKTVILPDLNAGCSLAESAPADKFKEFVEAHPDHTVITYINSSAEVKAYTDITVTSTNALKIVESLPKDEKIIFAPDKNLGAYIMKETGREMLLWDGACVVHEAFAFDRIMELKARHPESQIIAHPESDMTLLRAASFVGSTAALLKYVQEDEGESYIVATEAGILHKMAQSVPHKELIPAPTDENNTCACSECHFMKMNTLEKVYSCLKYEYPSVDVPEDIRIKAKSSIERMFELS, encoded by the coding sequence ATGCTGACTCAAGAAGTAAAAAATAAAGTGCAAGAATTAGGCTATGCAGAAGCTCCAGTGGAAGGCTTGGATTTGGTTGCAGAAATCAAAAAGCTAAAGGAGGAAAAAAATGCAGTCCTTTTGGCGCACTACTATCAAAGACCTGAAATTCAGGATTTGGCTGATTTTGTAGGAGATAGCTTGGCTTTGGCTCAAAAAGCGGCTGAAACAGATGCAGACATTATTATGTTTGCGGGGGTACACTTTATGGCTGAAACAGCTAAAATCATCAACCCTGAAAAAACTGTTATTCTACCAGATCTTAATGCAGGATGTTCATTGGCAGAGTCTGCTCCTGCAGATAAGTTTAAAGAGTTTGTAGAAGCTCACCCAGATCATACGGTGATCACTTACATCAACTCTTCAGCAGAAGTAAAAGCATATACAGATATCACTGTGACGTCAACAAATGCTTTGAAAATTGTTGAGAGTCTTCCAAAAGATGAAAAAATCATCTTTGCACCAGATAAAAATCTTGGAGCATACATCATGAAGGAGACAGGTCGTGAAATGTTGCTTTGGGATGGTGCTTGTGTAGTTCATGAAGCATTTGCTTTTGACCGTATCATGGAGTTGAAAGCTCGTCATCCAGAATCGCAAATCATTGCACACCCAGAATCTGATATGACATTGCTTAGAGCTGCATCTTTTGTCGGTTCTACAGCTGCTTTATTGAAGTATGTACAGGAAGATGAAGGTGAATCTTACATTGTGGCTACTGAAGCTGGTATTCTTCATAAAATGGCTCAATCAGTTCCTCATAAAGAATTGATTCCTGCGCCAACAGATGAAAATAACACTTGTGCTTGTAGTGAGTGTCATTTCATGAAAATGAACACTTTGGAAAAAGTATATTCTTGTTTGAAATATGAATATCCTTCGGTAGATGTACCTGAAGATATCAGAATTAAAGCTAAGAGCTCTATTGAACGTATGTTCGAGTTATCTTAA